A section of the Streptomyces sp. Je 1-369 genome encodes:
- a CDS encoding glutaredoxin family protein, whose translation MSPIFRRSSGRTSGRTEKKKPRERLVTLIGKPGCHLCDDAQSVIEKVCGELGTPWEKKDITRDEELHRAYWEQIPVVLVDGEQHTFWRVDEVRLRRELDG comes from the coding sequence ATGAGCCCGATCTTTCGTCGTAGCAGCGGTCGTACGAGCGGTCGTACGGAGAAGAAGAAGCCGCGGGAGCGGCTGGTCACCCTCATCGGGAAGCCGGGGTGCCATCTGTGCGATGACGCACAGTCGGTGATCGAGAAAGTCTGCGGGGAGCTCGGCACCCCGTGGGAGAAGAAGGACATCACGCGGGACGAGGAGCTCCACCGGGCCTACTGGGAGCAGATTCCCGTCGTCCTCGTGGACGGGGAGCAGCACACCTTCTGGCGCGTGGACGAGGTGCGGCTGCGGCGCGAGCTCGACGGGTAG
- the hemB gene encoding porphobilinogen synthase, whose product MTKYGSFPGARPRRLRTTPAMRRMVAETRLHPADLILPAFVREGISDPVEIGAMPGVFQHTRDSLKKAAVEAMEAGVAGIMLFGVPEESKKDAVGTAGTDPDGILQLALRDVRDEVGDDLIVMSDLCLDETTDHGHCGVLDGQGRVDNDATLERYAEMAQVQADAGAHVVGPSGMMDGQIGVIRDALDQVGHEDVSVLAYTAKYSSAFYGPFREAVGSSLKGDRKTYQQDPANTRESLRELALDLEEGADMVMVKPAGPYLDILARISDAVDVPVAAYQISGEYAMIQAAAERGWIDRDRAIMESLTGIKRAGANMILTYWATEVARQL is encoded by the coding sequence GTGACCAAGTACGGATCGTTTCCCGGGGCGCGGCCGCGGCGGCTGCGGACCACGCCCGCCATGCGGCGCATGGTCGCCGAGACGCGGCTGCATCCGGCCGATCTGATCCTGCCCGCGTTCGTGCGCGAGGGGATCAGTGACCCCGTGGAGATCGGGGCCATGCCCGGCGTCTTCCAGCACACTCGCGACAGCCTGAAGAAGGCCGCCGTCGAGGCGATGGAGGCCGGGGTAGCCGGGATCATGCTGTTCGGCGTACCCGAGGAGTCGAAGAAGGACGCCGTGGGCACCGCGGGCACCGACCCGGACGGGATTCTGCAGCTCGCGCTCCGCGACGTGCGCGACGAGGTCGGCGACGATCTCATCGTCATGTCGGACCTGTGCCTCGACGAGACCACCGACCACGGTCACTGCGGTGTCCTGGACGGCCAGGGGCGGGTCGACAACGACGCGACCCTGGAGCGGTACGCCGAGATGGCGCAGGTGCAGGCCGACGCGGGCGCCCACGTGGTGGGCCCGAGCGGCATGATGGACGGTCAGATCGGCGTCATCCGCGACGCGTTGGACCAGGTCGGCCACGAGGACGTGTCCGTCCTCGCGTACACCGCGAAGTACTCCTCGGCCTTCTACGGCCCGTTCAGGGAGGCCGTCGGGTCGTCCCTGAAGGGGGACCGCAAGACCTACCAGCAGGACCCGGCCAACACCCGGGAGTCCCTGCGGGAGCTGGCGCTCGACCTCGAAGAGGGCGCCGACATGGTGATGGTGAAGCCCGCGGGCCCCTACCTCGACATCCTCGCCCGGATCTCCGACGCGGTCGACGTGCCGGTGGCGGCGTACCAGATCAGTGGCGAGTACGCGATGATCCAGGCCGCCGCCGAGCGGGGCTGGATCGACAGGGACCGGGCGATCATGGAGTCCCTGACGGGGATCAAGCGCGCGGGCGCGAACATGATCCTCACGTACTGGGCCACCGAGGTCGCGCGGCAGCTCTGA
- the hemC gene encoding hydroxymethylbilane synthase, translated as MTERAYRLGTRRSKLAMTQSGHVAEAVQKLTGRPVELVEITTYGDTSREHLAQIGGTGVFVAALREALASGEVDFAVHSLKDLPTAQPAELTLAAVPVREDPRDALVARDGLTFAELPDGARVGTGSPRRMAQLNAYARNHGMSIRTVPIRGNVDTRIGYVHKGELDAVVLAAAGLNRVGRAGEVTELLSVDTVLPAPGQGALAVECAAHNASLAAALAELDDPYTRAAVTAERSLLAALEAGCSAPVGALADLLADGQIVKEMRLRGVVGTTDGSSLVQLSTTGPVPETETQAMALGRELAAEMLAKGAAGLMGERAL; from the coding sequence ATGACCGAGAGGGCCTATCGACTCGGGACCAGGCGCAGCAAGCTGGCCATGACCCAGTCCGGCCACGTGGCCGAGGCGGTCCAGAAGCTGACGGGGCGTCCCGTCGAGCTCGTGGAGATCACGACGTACGGCGACACCTCGCGCGAGCACCTCGCGCAGATCGGTGGCACCGGCGTCTTCGTCGCCGCGCTGCGCGAGGCGCTGGCCAGTGGCGAGGTCGACTTCGCCGTCCACTCGCTCAAGGACCTGCCCACCGCGCAGCCCGCCGAGCTCACCCTCGCCGCCGTGCCGGTCCGTGAGGACCCGCGCGACGCGCTGGTGGCGCGCGACGGCCTGACCTTCGCGGAGCTGCCCGACGGCGCCCGCGTGGGCACGGGTTCGCCGCGCCGCATGGCGCAGCTGAACGCCTACGCGCGCAACCACGGCATGTCCATCCGGACCGTGCCGATCCGCGGGAACGTCGACACCCGCATCGGATACGTGCACAAGGGCGAGCTCGACGCCGTCGTCCTCGCCGCCGCCGGACTCAACCGCGTCGGCAGGGCCGGCGAGGTGACCGAGCTCCTGTCGGTCGACACTGTTCTGCCCGCCCCCGGCCAGGGGGCACTGGCGGTCGAGTGTGCCGCGCACAACGCGTCACTCGCCGCCGCGCTCGCCGAGCTCGACGACCCGTACACCCGGGCCGCCGTGACCGCCGAGCGATCCCTGCTCGCCGCCCTGGAAGCCGGCTGCAGCGCGCCCGTGGGCGCGTTGGCCGACCTCTTGGCCGACGGGCAGATTGTCAAGGAGATGCGCCTGCGCGGCGTCGTCGGTACGACCGACGGCTCGTCGCTGGTGCAGCTGTCCACCACCGGTCCCGTGCCCGAGACGGAGACCCAAGCCATGGCGCTGGGCCGCGAACTCGCGGCCGAGATGCTCGCCAAGGGCGCGGCCGGTCTGATGGGGGAGCGAGCACTTTGA
- a CDS encoding ECF subfamily RNA polymerase sigma factor, BldN family: MYPHVGVDASGLATLRATVIDRLRGFVPTAYAVPAVPALAVPAPAGPCYALANGGAAVSRRARSGSAAATSAPTPRRPAADSDSARMMDLVERAQAGESDAFGRLYDQYSDTVYRYIYYRVGGKATAEDLTSETFLRALRRIGTFTWQGRDFGAWLVTIARNLVADHFKSSRFRLEVTTGEMLDANEVERSPEDSVLESLSNAALLEAVRRLNPQQQECVTLRFLQGLSVAETARVMGKNEGAIKTLQYRAVRTLARLLPDDAR; this comes from the coding sequence GTGTACCCACACGTCGGGGTTGACGCCTCGGGCCTGGCTACGCTGCGCGCAACGGTCATCGACCGCTTGCGCGGCTTCGTCCCCACCGCGTACGCCGTCCCCGCCGTCCCCGCCCTTGCCGTCCCCGCACCCGCCGGGCCCTGCTATGCCCTGGCGAACGGCGGTGCGGCAGTCAGCAGACGGGCCCGTTCCGGTTCCGCTGCCGCCACCTCGGCCCCCACCCCCCGCCGCCCCGCGGCGGACAGCGACAGCGCACGCATGATGGACCTGGTCGAACGTGCCCAGGCCGGCGAGTCCGACGCCTTCGGACGCCTCTACGACCAGTACAGCGACACGGTCTACCGCTACATCTACTACCGCGTCGGCGGCAAGGCGACCGCCGAGGACCTCACTAGTGAGACCTTTCTGCGCGCCCTCCGCCGCATCGGCACCTTCACCTGGCAGGGCCGCGATTTCGGCGCCTGGCTGGTCACGATCGCGCGCAACCTGGTCGCCGACCACTTCAAATCGAGCCGATTCCGCCTCGAGGTGACCACCGGCGAAATGCTCGACGCCAACGAAGTCGAGCGCAGCCCCGAGGACTCCGTCCTGGAGTCCCTCTCGAACGCCGCCCTCCTCGAAGCCGTCCGCCGACTCAACCCCCAGCAGCAGGAGTGCGTGACCCTGCGCTTCCTCCAGGGCCTCTCCGTCGCCGAGACCGCGCGGGTCATGGGCAAGAACGAGGGCGCGATCAAAACACTCCAGTACCGCGCGGTGCGCACACT
- a CDS encoding HAD family hydrolase, with protein MAALGWLTPRRRSATARSVLAGEASAEAARKSSQEQEELDALAAQAAPDEGEQEPEFPVVGDDKAAAFFDLDNTVMQGAAIFHFGRGLYKRKFFERQELFRFAWQQAWFRLAGVEDPEHMQDARDSALSIVKGHRVAELMSIGEEIYDEYMAERIWPGTRALAQAHLDAGQKVWLVTAAPVEIATVIARRLGLTGALGTVAESVGGVYTGKLVGEPLHGPAKAEAVRALAAAEGLDLGRCAAYSDSHNDIPMLSLVGHPYAINPDAKLRKHARDRDWRLRDYRTGRKAAKVGIPAAAGVGALAGGAAAAVALHRRRH; from the coding sequence ATGGCCGCTCTCGGATGGCTCACCCCCCGTAGGCGCTCCGCCACGGCGCGGAGCGTGTTGGCAGGCGAGGCCTCGGCTGAGGCAGCGCGCAAGTCCTCCCAGGAGCAGGAGGAGCTCGACGCCCTCGCCGCACAGGCCGCGCCTGACGAAGGCGAGCAGGAACCGGAGTTCCCCGTCGTCGGCGACGACAAGGCCGCCGCCTTCTTCGACCTCGACAACACCGTGATGCAGGGCGCCGCGATCTTCCACTTCGGCCGCGGGCTCTACAAGCGCAAGTTCTTCGAGCGCCAGGAGCTGTTCCGCTTCGCCTGGCAGCAGGCCTGGTTCCGGCTCGCGGGCGTCGAGGACCCCGAGCACATGCAGGACGCACGCGACAGCGCCCTGTCCATCGTCAAGGGCCACCGGGTCGCCGAGCTGATGTCCATCGGCGAGGAGATCTACGACGAGTACATGGCGGAGCGCATCTGGCCCGGTACCCGCGCCCTCGCCCAGGCCCACCTCGACGCGGGCCAGAAGGTCTGGCTGGTCACCGCCGCGCCGGTGGAGATCGCCACGGTCATCGCCCGCCGCCTCGGCCTGACCGGCGCCCTCGGCACCGTCGCCGAGTCCGTCGGCGGGGTCTACACCGGAAAGCTCGTCGGCGAGCCCCTGCACGGCCCCGCGAAGGCCGAGGCCGTCCGCGCGCTGGCCGCCGCCGAGGGCCTGGACCTGGGCCGCTGTGCCGCGTACAGCGACTCGCACAACGACATCCCGATGCTCTCCCTCGTCGGGCACCCGTACGCGATCAACCCCGACGCCAAGCTGCGCAAGCACGCCCGCGATCGGGACTGGCGGCTGCGGGACTACCGCACGGGCCGCAAGGCCGCGAAGGTCGGCATCCCCGCCGCCGCCGGTGTCGGCGCGCTCGCGGGCGGCGCCGCCGCGGCCGTCGCCCTGCACCGCCGCCGCCACTGA
- a CDS encoding uroporphyrinogen-III synthase: MSPTSNLPGIPAHGHVTFLGAGPGDPGLLTLRAVEALARADVLIAEPDVLDVVRVHARGGVDTPQPAADDTSMTVDATPFRAAANLVMEAAKGGRRVVRAVSGDPGLDTYAAEEMLACAAAGIPFEVVPGIAAAVGVPAYAGVPLRDAQGTDVRFVDARTASDRCWSEVGASDGTVVVSTALDSVAAAAGELVAAGRKPDTPMTVTVAGTTTRQRTWTATLGTIAQVLKQAKVLPSPDGGRPVIAVVGECSAPAQRDQLSWFESKPLFGWRVLVPRTKEQAASLSDQLRSYGAVPHEVPTIAVEPPRTPQQMERAVKGLVTGRYEWIAFTSVNAVKAVREKFEEYGLDARAFAGIKVAAVGEQTAAALIAFGVKPDLVPSGEQSAAGLLEDWPPYDPVFDPIDRVFLPRADIATETLVAGLIDLGWEVDDVTAYRTVRASPPPADTREAIKGGGFDAVLFTSSSTVRNLVGIAGKPHNVTVIACIGPATAKTAEEHGLRVDVMAPEPSVHKLAEALAEFGAGRRAAALEAGDPVTRPSERRPGSRRRRTAP; encoded by the coding sequence TTGAGCCCCACCTCGAACCTTCCCGGCATTCCCGCACACGGGCACGTCACCTTCCTCGGTGCCGGACCCGGAGATCCGGGACTGCTGACCCTCCGCGCCGTCGAGGCGCTGGCCCGAGCGGATGTGCTGATCGCCGAGCCCGATGTGCTCGACGTCGTCCGCGTGCATGCCAGGGGAGGTGTGGACACACCCCAGCCGGCAGCTGACGACACGTCAATGACCGTCGACGCGACGCCGTTCCGAGCTGCCGCCAATCTTGTCATGGAGGCCGCGAAGGGCGGCAGGCGGGTCGTGCGTGCGGTGAGCGGCGACCCGGGCCTCGACACGTACGCGGCCGAGGAGATGCTCGCCTGCGCCGCCGCCGGCATCCCCTTCGAGGTCGTCCCCGGCATCGCGGCCGCCGTCGGCGTGCCCGCTTACGCGGGTGTGCCGCTGCGGGACGCGCAGGGTACGGACGTCCGCTTCGTCGACGCCCGTACCGCCTCCGACCGCTGCTGGAGCGAGGTCGGCGCGTCCGACGGGACCGTCGTCGTCTCGACGGCCCTGGACTCGGTGGCCGCGGCCGCCGGTGAACTGGTCGCCGCGGGCCGCAAGCCGGACACCCCGATGACCGTGACCGTCGCCGGTACGACGACGCGCCAGCGCACCTGGACCGCGACGCTCGGCACCATCGCGCAGGTGCTCAAGCAGGCGAAGGTGCTGCCTTCGCCGGACGGCGGCAGGCCCGTCATAGCCGTGGTCGGCGAGTGTTCGGCCCCCGCCCAGCGCGACCAGCTGTCGTGGTTCGAGTCGAAGCCGCTCTTCGGGTGGCGCGTCCTCGTGCCGCGTACGAAGGAGCAGGCGGCGTCGCTCTCCGACCAGCTGCGGTCCTACGGCGCGGTGCCCCACGAGGTCCCGACCATCGCGGTCGAGCCGCCGCGCACGCCCCAGCAGATGGAGCGCGCGGTCAAGGGTCTGGTCACCGGGCGGTACGAGTGGATCGCCTTCACCTCCGTCAACGCCGTCAAGGCGGTGCGGGAGAAGTTCGAGGAGTACGGGCTCGACGCGCGTGCCTTCGCCGGGATCAAGGTCGCGGCCGTCGGTGAGCAGACCGCCGCCGCGCTGATCGCCTTCGGCGTGAAGCCGGACCTGGTGCCGAGCGGTGAGCAGTCGGCCGCGGGGCTCCTGGAGGACTGGCCGCCGTACGACCCGGTCTTCGACCCGATCGACCGGGTGTTCCTGCCGCGGGCCGACATCGCCACGGAGACGCTGGTCGCCGGGCTCATCGACCTCGGGTGGGAGGTCGACGACGTCACCGCCTACCGGACGGTGCGGGCGTCGCCGCCGCCGGCGGACACGCGCGAGGCGATCAAGGGCGGTGGCTTCGACGCGGTGCTCTTCACGTCGTCGTCCACGGTGCGCAACCTTGTCGGCATCGCCGGCAAGCCGCACAACGTCACCGTGATCGCGTGCATCGGTCCCGCCACCGCGAAGACCGCGGAGGAGCACGGGCTGCGGGTGGACGTGATGGCTCCGGAGCCGTCCGTGCACAAGCTCGCCGAGGCGCTGGCGGAGTTCGGTGCGGGGCGCCGTGCGGCGGCTCTTGAGGCGGGTGACCCTGTTACGCGGCCCAGTGAGCGTCGGCCGGGTTCGCGTCGGAGGCGTACGGCACCCTGA
- a CDS encoding redox-sensing transcriptional repressor Rex: protein MATGRTHRPATRSRGIPEATVARLPLYLRALTALSERSVPTVSSEELAAAAGVNSAKLRKDFSYLGSYGTRGVGYDVEYLVYQISRELGLTQDWPVVIVGIGNLGAALANYGGFASRGFRVAALIDADPAMAGTPVAGMPVQHTDELEKIISDNGVSIGVISTPAGAAQQVCERLVAAGVTSILNFAPTVLSVPDGVDVRKVDLSIELQILAFHEQRKAGEDAAHEGPVPPVSAKQQRKGPDGDVPAVMPA, encoded by the coding sequence GTGGCAACTGGCCGAACTCACCGACCGGCGACCCGCAGCCGAGGAATTCCCGAGGCCACCGTCGCCAGGCTTCCGCTGTACCTCCGAGCCCTCACCGCACTGTCGGAGCGCTCGGTGCCCACGGTCTCCTCCGAGGAGCTCGCGGCCGCCGCGGGAGTCAACTCCGCGAAGCTGCGCAAGGACTTCTCGTACCTGGGTTCCTACGGGACGCGCGGCGTCGGCTACGACGTCGAGTATCTCGTCTACCAGATCTCCCGTGAACTCGGTCTCACCCAGGACTGGCCGGTTGTCATCGTCGGCATCGGTAACCTCGGCGCCGCGCTCGCCAACTACGGCGGGTTCGCCTCGCGCGGGTTCCGTGTCGCCGCGCTCATCGACGCCGACCCCGCGATGGCGGGCACTCCTGTCGCGGGCATGCCGGTGCAGCACACCGACGAGCTCGAAAAGATCATCAGCGACAACGGCGTCTCGATCGGCGTGATCTCGACCCCCGCAGGCGCGGCCCAGCAGGTCTGCGAGCGGCTCGTCGCCGCCGGTGTGACCTCCATCCTGAACTTCGCGCCGACGGTCCTCTCCGTGCCGGACGGCGTCGACGTGCGCAAGGTCGACCTCTCCATCGAGCTGCAGATCCTCGCCTTCCACGAGCAGCGCAAGGCCGGTGAGGACGCCGCCCACGAGGGCCCCGTCCCGCCCGTCTCCGCCAAGCAGCAGCGCAAGGGACCCGACGGGGACGTCCCCGCCGTGATGCCGGCATGA
- a CDS encoding glutamyl-tRNA reductase produces the protein MSLLVVGLSHRSAPVSVLERAALSVDAQAKLLQDTLAAEPAAEAAVLATCNRIELYADVDKFHAGVAELSTLLAQHSGVGLEELTPYLYVHYEDRAVHHLFSVACGLDSMVVGEGQILGQIKDALARSQELHTAGKLLNDLFQQALRVGKRAHSETGIDRAGQSLVTFGLEQLAEGGSVENWAEGKRALVIGAGSMSSLAAATLARAGVRELVIANRTQERARRLAEILADSGTEALARAVPMADVADELTRADVVVSCTGATGLVLTAEAVATAVGGATPAPAVRDTPAPSADPAAGTAGGDATGFEQHAAWLEKARGDGPAPVAARDGGAPQGRTTSLALLDLAMPRDIDAAVHRIDGVRLVDIESLAEASADAPMADDVEKVRGIVSDEVAAFGAAQRAAHITPTVVALRTMAADVVAGEMTRLEGRLPGLEDKQRAEITQTVRRVVDKLLHAPTVRVKQLASEPGGAGYADALRTLFDLDPQTVAAVSRADHMNNENDDPNRGRA, from the coding sequence ATGAGTCTCCTGGTCGTGGGGCTGAGTCACCGCAGCGCCCCGGTGAGCGTCCTGGAGCGCGCCGCGCTCTCCGTCGACGCGCAGGCCAAGCTTCTGCAGGACACCCTGGCCGCCGAGCCCGCCGCCGAGGCGGCCGTGCTCGCCACCTGCAACCGCATCGAGCTCTACGCCGACGTGGACAAGTTCCACGCGGGCGTCGCCGAGCTGTCCACGCTGCTCGCGCAGCACAGCGGCGTCGGCCTTGAGGAGCTCACTCCTTATCTGTACGTCCACTACGAGGACCGTGCCGTCCACCACCTGTTCTCGGTGGCGTGCGGACTCGACTCGATGGTCGTCGGCGAAGGCCAGATCCTCGGCCAGATAAAGGACGCCCTGGCGCGCTCGCAGGAGCTGCACACCGCGGGCAAGCTCCTCAACGACCTCTTCCAGCAGGCCCTGCGGGTCGGCAAGCGCGCGCACTCCGAGACCGGCATCGACCGGGCAGGGCAGTCGCTCGTGACGTTCGGCCTCGAGCAGCTCGCCGAGGGCGGGTCCGTGGAGAACTGGGCCGAGGGCAAGCGCGCCCTGGTGATCGGTGCGGGCTCGATGTCCTCGCTGGCCGCGGCGACGCTCGCGCGCGCGGGCGTCCGCGAGCTCGTCATCGCCAACCGCACGCAGGAGCGGGCCCGGCGCCTCGCGGAGATCCTCGCGGACTCCGGCACCGAGGCCCTGGCACGCGCCGTCCCCATGGCCGACGTGGCCGATGAACTGACACGTGCAGACGTGGTCGTCTCCTGCACCGGCGCGACCGGACTCGTGCTCACCGCCGAGGCCGTCGCCACCGCGGTGGGCGGAGCGACCCCCGCACCGGCCGTGCGCGACACTCCCGCGCCCTCCGCCGACCCGGCCGCCGGTACCGCCGGAGGCGACGCCACTGGCTTCGAACAGCACGCCGCGTGGCTGGAGAAGGCGCGGGGCGACGGCCCGGCGCCGGTCGCCGCGCGGGACGGCGGCGCCCCCCAAGGGCGTACGACGTCACTCGCCCTCCTCGACCTCGCCATGCCGCGCGACATCGACGCGGCCGTGCACCGCATCGACGGGGTCCGCCTCGTCGACATCGAGTCGCTCGCCGAGGCGTCCGCGGACGCCCCGATGGCCGACGACGTGGAGAAGGTGCGCGGCATCGTCTCCGACGAGGTCGCCGCCTTCGGCGCCGCCCAGCGCGCCGCGCACATCACGCCGACCGTGGTCGCCCTGCGCACCATGGCCGCCGACGTGGTGGCCGGCGAGATGACCCGGCTCGAAGGACGGCTGCCGGGCCTGGAGGACAAGCAACGCGCGGAGATCACGCAGACCGTCCGCCGCGTCGTCGACAAGCTGCTGCACGCACCCACGGTGCGGGTCAAGCAGCTGGCGAGCGAGCCCGGCGGCGCCGGGTACGCGGACGCGCTGCGCACGCTCTTCGACCTCGACCCGCAGACGGTCGCGGCGGTCAGCAGGGCTGACCACATGAACAACGAGAACGACGACCCGAATAGAGGCCGGGCATGA